The proteins below come from a single Psychrobacter sp. PL19 genomic window:
- the hfq gene encoding RNA chaperone Hfq, translated as MSKGQTLQDPFLNSLRKDRIPVSIFLVNGIKLQGQIESFDQYVVLLKNTVSQMVYKHAISTVVPARNPRGSSTTTTAAGSSTPAQSTGTAGYQGGSMSGGFERESTTGTSAASAGGFEERGFASNRSGFNRGGFSQGQDRGFERGSFGQSPGQNQDRGFERGGFGQDRGFDAPTDNPDSDDKPKDESNDD; from the coding sequence ATGTCAAAAGGACAAACCCTACAAGATCCGTTCTTGAACTCGCTGCGAAAAGATCGCATTCCTGTGTCTATTTTTTTAGTTAATGGTATTAAGTTACAAGGACAGATTGAGTCATTTGATCAATATGTGGTGCTGCTCAAAAATACAGTCAGTCAGATGGTATATAAACACGCTATTTCAACAGTTGTACCAGCGCGCAATCCCCGTGGTAGTAGCACAACAACGACAGCTGCTGGTAGTAGTACGCCCGCCCAAAGTACAGGTACAGCTGGCTATCAAGGTGGCAGCATGAGTGGTGGTTTTGAGCGCGAGAGCACTACTGGTACTAGCGCCGCTAGTGCGGGTGGTTTTGAAGAGCGCGGCTTTGCGTCTAATCGTAGCGGTTTTAATCGTGGTGGCTTTAGTCAGGGCCAAGATCGCGGCTTTGAACGTGGTAGCTTTGGTCAGAGTCCGGGTCAGAACCAAGATCGTGGCTTTGAGCGCGGCGGCTTTGGTCAAGACCGTGGGTTTGATGCGCCAACTGACAATCCTGACTCTGATGACAAACCAAAAGATGAGTCTAACGATGATTAG
- a CDS encoding KpsF/GutQ family sugar-phosphate isomerase → MSNRPHNLTHEQFISTAIDAINTEKAALALLTEQIDDRFAQACDIILDCKGRVVVTGMGKSGLIGRKIAATFASTGTPAFFMHPGEAGHGDLGMLVPGDVLLAISNSGESNEIKMLLPVVKRLGIPLISISRDQRGMLPRAADIVLTLGKSQEACPLNLAPTSSTTATLALGDALAVALVHARNFTSEDFALSHPAGALGRQLLTRVEDLMHTTTENLPVVNQQSPLCKALFTMTDGRLGMTVVTDDQEKVVGVFTDGDLRRGLEKGIDLNTPMRELMITNPRQVSKTMRASDALSVMNENSISQLLVIDEQGSLEAIITVHDLLKAGVK, encoded by the coding sequence ATGAGTAACCGTCCACATAATTTGACCCATGAACAATTTATTAGTACTGCTATCGACGCCATCAATACTGAAAAGGCAGCGTTGGCACTACTGACCGAACAAATAGATGATCGGTTTGCTCAGGCTTGCGATATCATTTTAGATTGTAAAGGGCGAGTGGTAGTGACTGGAATGGGGAAGTCTGGCCTGATTGGACGTAAGATAGCGGCGACTTTTGCTTCTACGGGTACGCCTGCTTTCTTTATGCATCCTGGTGAGGCAGGGCATGGCGATTTGGGCATGTTGGTACCAGGCGATGTGCTGCTGGCTATCTCCAATTCTGGTGAATCTAACGAAATCAAAATGCTGTTACCAGTGGTCAAGCGTTTAGGTATTCCTTTAATCAGTATTAGCCGAGATCAGCGCGGTATGCTACCGCGGGCAGCTGACATTGTGCTAACTCTGGGTAAATCGCAAGAAGCTTGTCCGCTGAATCTAGCGCCTACTTCAAGTACTACTGCCACCTTAGCGTTGGGAGACGCATTAGCAGTCGCCCTGGTACATGCACGCAACTTTACCTCAGAAGACTTTGCGTTGTCTCATCCTGCAGGCGCACTTGGGCGTCAGTTATTGACGCGGGTTGAGGACCTGATGCATACCACAACAGAGAATCTGCCAGTGGTTAACCAGCAATCGCCATTATGTAAAGCGCTATTTACTATGACTGACGGCCGCTTAGGGATGACGGTTGTGACCGATGACCAAGAAAAGGTGGTTGGGGTCTTTACTGATGGTGACCTGCGCCGAGGTTTAGAAAAAGGCATTGATCTTAATACCCCGATGCGTGAGCTAATGATTACTAATCCACGTCAAGTCAGTAAAACCATGCGCGCCTCAGATGCGCTAAGTGTCATGAACGAAAATTCTATCAGTCAATTATTGGTTATTGATGAGCAAGGCAGTTTGGAAGCCATTATTACCGTACATGATCTACTAAAAGCGGGCGTAAAATAA
- a CDS encoding KdsC family phosphatase — translation MQDLIKKAGQVKLLVMDVDGVLSNGQIIYDANGTETKAFSVQDGVGVKSLARYGILTAIITGRSSPMVNKRATEMGVDYVIQGRDDKLIALNELLSTLDIDITDCAYMGDDLPDIKAMQSVGFAATVSNAHSEVINRSDMVTTRAGGTGAVREVCDLILKGHGHYQDFIAHYTLDSTQTQANIQDNLS, via the coding sequence ATGCAAGACCTAATAAAAAAAGCTGGTCAAGTAAAGTTACTAGTAATGGATGTCGATGGTGTTTTATCCAATGGTCAGATTATTTATGACGCTAATGGGACTGAAACCAAAGCATTCTCAGTACAAGATGGTGTAGGGGTTAAGTCTTTAGCACGTTATGGTATTTTAACCGCCATCATTACTGGTCGCAGCAGTCCTATGGTCAATAAACGCGCCACTGAGATGGGGGTCGACTATGTGATACAAGGTCGTGATGATAAGCTGATCGCTTTAAACGAATTGCTTTCAACCCTTGATATTGATATTACTGATTGCGCCTACATGGGTGATGACTTGCCTGATATAAAAGCGATGCAAAGCGTTGGTTTCGCCGCTACTGTATCGAATGCGCATTCGGAGGTGATTAATCGCAGCGACATGGTTACTACTCGGGCAGGGGGTACTGGTGCGGTACGTGAAGTCTGTGATTTAATCTTAAAAGGTCACGGCCATTATCAAGACTTCATCGCGCACTATACTCTTGATAGCACGCAGACTCAGGCTAACATACAGGATAACTTGTCGTGA
- the lptC gene encoding LPS export ABC transporter periplasmic protein LptC, with amino-acid sequence MNTRVLIVLALIIAGIAGWFFQQQGEITPPVNIEATDVDYEATDIKAVQTNEQGETEYELNAESLTHNPVTNQDEMSGITMNWEPSAEQRYQIEAGSATINQQTGELRLAGGFTLASEDQAGATNIEPIKVIGQTLKGNTKSRQVYSDEPVKVEQGMNRFEASSMKANLETGEYEFGQVAVNFTPAKRQDKALF; translated from the coding sequence GTGAATACCCGCGTATTAATCGTTCTGGCTTTAATCATTGCCGGTATTGCTGGCTGGTTTTTTCAGCAACAAGGCGAGATAACACCGCCAGTGAATATAGAAGCAACCGATGTTGATTATGAAGCCACAGATATTAAGGCGGTACAGACTAATGAGCAAGGTGAAACTGAGTATGAACTCAATGCGGAATCATTAACTCATAACCCAGTAACCAATCAGGATGAAATGTCAGGTATCACCATGAACTGGGAGCCTTCAGCTGAGCAGCGCTACCAGATTGAGGCAGGCAGTGCCACCATTAATCAGCAAACGGGTGAGTTACGTCTAGCGGGTGGTTTTACTTTAGCCAGTGAAGACCAAGCAGGGGCGACGAATATTGAGCCTATTAAGGTGATTGGTCAAACGCTTAAAGGCAATACCAAATCACGGCAGGTTTATAGTGATGAACCGGTCAAAGTTGAACAAGGTATGAACCGTTTTGAGGCATCCAGTATGAAAGCCAATCTTGAAACCGGCGAATATGAATTTGGTCAGGTAGCGGTGAACTTTACCCCTGCTAAACGCCAAGATAAAGCGCTGTTTTAA